In one window of Nitrospirota bacterium DNA:
- a CDS encoding nucleotidyltransferase domain-containing protein, with amino-acid sequence MNISEEQLSRWAKAPSETEEGKCQNTINRITEIVKNKFGNDVSVFLQGSYRNRTNVRQDSDVDIVVLHKSYYFPDVGGLSESDKTAYWKNFTESNYTFPQFKNDIHALLKDTFGTSMVTRKNKCIRVNGNDYRVNADVVPCFVHKRFCALSSVEVEGVELVSDAGIHIHSFPKQHYDNGVTKNNDTEKMYKSVARILKNIRNELMGQGTILPNSMPSFFLECLVWNVLPNTLFKKSTYTATTRAVIATIWNEMREPEKANNYAEISDLKWLFRGNPNRTHQQALEISQTFSKIFVYAYYERSQSESVVANFAELNSENYLFYTYDSAPNSLKSGAMQAHKGTVKLKYLSNENKLIGTYFNSIGNSGEVDFEFEQNALIGRFAK; translated from the coding sequence ATGAACATATCAGAAGAACAACTAAGTCGGTGGGCAAAAGCACCAAGCGAAACAGAAGAAGGAAAGTGCCAAAATACTATAAACAGGATTACGGAAATCGTGAAAAATAAATTTGGCAATGATGTTTCAGTGTTTTTACAAGGTTCATATCGCAACCGGACAAATGTCAGACAAGATAGCGATGTGGATATAGTCGTTTTACATAAGAGCTATTATTTTCCTGATGTTGGTGGGTTATCAGAATCCGATAAGACAGCTTATTGGAAAAATTTCACTGAATCCAATTACACATTTCCCCAATTCAAAAATGATATTCATGCTTTACTGAAAGATACTTTCGGGACAAGTATGGTAACCAGAAAAAATAAATGTATTAGAGTAAATGGTAATGATTATAGGGTAAACGCTGATGTTGTTCCTTGTTTTGTCCATAAACGATTTTGCGCGCTCTCATCTGTAGAGGTGGAGGGTGTTGAGTTAGTCTCTGATGCTGGTATTCATATTCATAGTTTTCCGAAACAACATTATGATAATGGTGTTACAAAAAACAACGATACCGAAAAAATGTATAAATCAGTGGCGCGTATTCTTAAAAATATTCGGAATGAACTTATGGGTCAAGGAACTATCTTGCCCAACAGTATGCCCTCTTTCTTTCTTGAATGCCTGGTTTGGAATGTTTTACCGAACACTCTTTTCAAGAAAAGCACTTACACTGCAACAACAAGGGCTGTTATTGCTACAATTTGGAATGAAATGAGAGAACCTGAAAAGGCAAATAACTACGCTGAGATTAGTGATCTGAAGTGGTTGTTTAGGGGTAACCCCAATAGGACACATCAGCAGGCTTTGGAAATTTCGCAAACCTTCTCAAAAATCTTTGTGTACGCTTACTATGAGCGATCACAATCGGAAAGTGTGGTCGCAAATTTTGCTGAACTAAATAGTGAAAATTATCTGTTTTACACTTACGACAGTGCGCCAAATTCACTAAAATCTGGTGCAATGCAAGCACACAAAGGTACTGTCAAACTTAAGTATTTATCGAATGAGAACAAGCTTATCGGCACATACTTCAATAGTATTGGAAATAGTGGTGAAGTAGATTTTGAGTTTGAACAAAATGCTTTGATAGGAAGGTTTGCGAAATAA